One genomic window of Panicum hallii strain FIL2 chromosome 6, PHallii_v3.1, whole genome shotgun sequence includes the following:
- the LOC112897653 gene encoding adenylate kinase, chloroplastic has translation MASSMAAACTAAKASLSPAQSTNQRTPAQGRLLFPGAAPSSRSLRLRPAGRRSPATRSLPRAAKAVVAALADPLKVMISGAPASGKGTQCELIKAKFGLVHISAGDLLRAEIAAGSENGKQAKEFMEKGQLVPDEIVVNMVKERLLQPDAQENGWLLDGYPRSYSQAMALETLAIRPDICILLDVPDELLVERVVGRRLDPVTGKIYHLKYSPPENEEIASRLTQRFDDTEEKVKLRLETYYQNIESLLSTYEDVLVKVKGDATVEDVFSKIDELLSSSLDKKTEIVANA, from the exons atgGCTTCCTCCATGGCCGCCGCCTGCACCGCCGCCAAGGCCTCCCTCTCACCGGCGCAGTCGACGAACCAGAGGACGCCTGCCCAGGGCCGCCTCCTCTTCCCCGGCGCGGCCCCCAGCTCCCGCTCCCTCCGgctccgccccgccggccgccgctcgccggcgacccGCTCCTTGCCTCGGGCGGCCAAG GCTGTGGTGGCAGCGTTGGCTGACCCTCTCAAGGTCATGATATCAGGGGCTCCCGCGTCAGGCAAGGGCACGCAATGTGAGCTCATCAAGGCCAAA TTTGGTCTGGTGCACATCTCTGCTGGAGATTTGCTACGGGCGGAGATCGCTGCTGGGTCCGAGAATGGGAAGCAGGCCAAGGAATTCATGGAGAAGGGCCAGCTGGTGCCTGATGAGATTGTAGTCAAT ATGGTTAAGGAACGCCTTCTGCAACCAGATGCTCAGGAAAATGGTTGGCTATTGGATGGTTACCCGAGAAGTTATTCACAGGCAATGGCATTGGAAACTCTTGCAATCCGACCTGATATTTGCATTCTGTTAGAT GTTCCGGATGAACTCCTTGTTGAAAGGGTGGTTGGAAGACGCCTTGATCCTGTCACGGGGAAAATATATCATTTAAAGTATTCTCCACCAGAGAATGAAGAAATTGCTTCAAGGCTTACACAAAGATTTGATGATACAGAAGAAAAG GTCAAGTTGAGGCTGGAGACTTATTATCAAAATATCGAGTCCTTGCTATCAACATATGAGGATGTTCTTGTCAAA GTGAAAGGAGATGCAACCGTGGAAGATGTTTTTTCCAAGATCGACGAGCTGCTGAGCTCTAGCCTGGACAAGAAAACAGAAATTGTGGCCAACGCCTGA
- the LOC112897650 gene encoding auxin-responsive protein IAA25-like encodes MKSSSAASRLRLKQEQASDGSKMQGSGLSSSLELRLGISSDNGGGSDPWLGVGVHPWSLASRQEKAALEQAHQRPPPQPVGWPPVGAFRKSHLAGAKAAEEPSKEKRGSGERPAASMFVKVNLEGCAVGRKVDLQAHRGYASLSRALQGMFHGFLSDGQWRIAGREDDDDDDEPTKKNRTKTYILLYEDDEGDRMLVGDVPWELFMASVKRLYIAQDPRKN; translated from the exons ATGAAGAGCTCTTCAGCTGCATCAAGGCTGAGACTGAAACAGGAGCAGGCGAGCGATGGTAGCAAGATGCAGGGAAGCGGTCTGAGCAGCAGCCTGGAGCTCAGGCTCGGCATCTCTTCAGACAATGGCGGCGGCAGTGATCCATGGCTCGGTGTCGGAGTGCACCCTTGGAGCCTGGCCTCCAGGCAAGAGAAGGCGGCCCTGGAGCAAGCGCACCAGCGGCCTCCTCCGCAGCCGGTGGGGTGGCCGCCGGTGGGCGCGTTCCGCAAGAGCCACCTGGCCGGCGcgaaggccgccgaggagccgAGCAAGGAGAAGCGTggctccggcgagcggccggcggcgagcatgTTCGTGAAGGTGAACCTGGAGGGCTGCGCCGTCGGGAGGAAGGTGGACCTGCAGGCGCACCGCGGGTACGCGTCGCTGTCCCGCGCGCTGCAGGGCATGTTCCATGGCTTCCTGTCAG ATGGCCAGTGGAGGATCGCAGGCAGagaagacgacgacgatgacgacgaGCCGACGAAGAAGAACAGGACGAAGACGTACATCCTGCTGTACGAGGACGACGAGGGCGACCGGATGCTCGTCGGCGACGTGCCATGGGA GCTGTTCATGGCTTCGGTGAAGAGGCTCTACATCGCACAGGACCCCAGGAAGAActag